In Candidatus Electrothrix scaldis, the genomic window TTTAGATGTCATGCTTGGCGAGGAAATGGCTGGGGGGTTTGATCTTTGTCAGCATCTTCGTACGCTGTCCCCTGTTATTCCTATTATTTTTCTCACTGCACGTAATTCAGATCTGGATCGTGTTTCCGGGCTTCGGCTTGGAGCTTGGGATTATCTAACCAAGGATACAACGACTCTGGACTTTTTACCTGCCAGGATAGCAGCGATGTTTCGAACCGTTGAGGCATTACGCAGTAATACAACGGAAAATAAGATTATCCAACATAAGGACTTACAGATTGACGAGGATCGTAAAGAGGTTTATTGGAAGGGAAAACCGATCAGTCTGACCCTGACAGAATTTTGGATACTGGTTTGCCTTGCCAGACGACCTGGGCATGTCAAAAATCACGATCAGTTGATGGAGGCTGCCAGTGTCATTGTTACGAATAATGCAATTGCAGCCCATATTCGTAGAATCAGAGATAAATTTCATGATGTTGATCCTGATTTTAAGGCAATTCGCTCAGAATATGGTATGGGATACCGTTGGCAGCCTTGAGCGTTGTTTTACGTGATATACCTCTCACGATATTTGCCCTCATGCTGAGAAATCAGATACTATGCGTTTTTCTCTGCGCCTAAAACTCGCTCTCCTCTCACTTCTCCTCCTTCTCTTCCCCTTACTGGGGATGCGTCTAAATAATACCTTAAAAAATAGCCTGATTACATCTCAACAGGAAACCCTGACTTTGACTGCGCAGGCTGTTGCAGCCGCTTTAACAGATAGAAATGACCTCTTTGATCGTGAACAGTTTCACGGTTTAAATCAGGATAAGGATCTGTATCTTTTCCAACTCACCAATACCATTCAATTGGACGGTAAGCTTGATGATTGGAGGCCGGAGCTTGCTGAGGCCGAGGAATTCGGCCGTGAACACCTCATAAGTTCCGAAGGAAATTATGTCCTGCAATCCCTTAATTTTCGACATCTCGCCGGTAAACAGGATAAATACTTGTATGCTCTTTTCGACGTGCAGGATGATCATGTCATTTACCGGAGCAAAAATTCCTTACGTCTTGACCGCTCTGACCATTTGCAGATTATTATTGGTGATGATGAGGGACAGAGAAAATATTTGATCACGGCCCATGAACAAGGCTGGGTGAATGGTTTTCTCATGCCTGATATCCCTATTAAATTCCCAGTGAGTGAGCAACGAATTCAAGGGGTGTGGACGCAGACGGAGAGCGGATATATCCTGGAAATTCGTATTCCTCTTGAGTTACTAGGGAATAAACTTGCTTTCACTATTGCCGATGTTGACGATGCGGAAACAAGAGATATTAAAGCATTAATCGGTACTTCCAACCTTAAAGAAGACAAGGCACCTGGGCTTCTTTTAACCACATCAACACCTATTGAGGAAATTCTGAAGTCTCTTGATAGGCCATATGCCCGTATCCGGATTGTTGATCGTAATCAAAGGGTAAGAGCACAGGTTGGTAGTCTGCGGACCACAGAAGTTTCAAGAAAGCAGGAAGACAATCTCTCCCGTCGTATCAATGAATTTATGCGACCGCTTTATCGCTTTTTTATTAATCCTTTTTTAGCAGAGTTTAAGGACCAGGCTTCCCAACCTACTGAGTTGGATATGAAAGGGATTCGAGAGGGGCTTGCAGGGAAACACTCTGTTACCAGTTATTTGATGGAAGGCGGGCAGGTTGAGGTCATGGCCGCCATAACGCCTTTGTACGAGCAGGAGCAGGTTATTGGGGCTGTGGTTGTCGAACAAACGACGAACTCTATTCTTTCACTGAGTAACCGTCTCATTGAAGAGACGATATCTCTCTCTGTTATTGCTTTTCTTTTCGGTGGCTGTGTTCTCCTCTTTTTTGCCTTCCGTATTTCTGCCCGGATTCGTCATCTCCGTAATCAGGCTGGTTCGGCCATTACTCCTGACGGGAGGATTCTTAATACTATTCATAGAAGTTCGGCAAGCGATGAAATAGCGGATTTGGGCCGTACCCTGGAATCCATGCTTAGCCAGTTACAGCAGCAGATTGAGCATAGAGAACAGATGGCAGATAATCTTGAACACGAAATGCGGACGCCTCTCGCAGGTATCGCTGCTTCAGTAAAGAACCTCCGCCAGGAGCAGCTTGACACGAATTCTTCTGATCGTATTATGGAGTATATTCAGTGGGTAGAGAGAGATGTGCAGAGAATGGAAGCACTGCTCACGTCTATTCGGGAGGCCACTACTTTGAAGAACGCTCTCCTGCTTGACAGTATGGAGGTCTTCGACTTAGGGAGAGCGATCTCTGTATGGTTAGAACACGGCTGGCAGCCAGTCTTCGGTGAGGTAGATATTTTGTACCAGGAGCCAGAGCATGAGGTACTGGTTAATGGAGACCCTGTGCGATTACGTCAGGCCTTAGATAAGCTTGTGGAAAATGCTGTGTCTTTCCATTCCCTAGGCACTACGATTGAGCTTGAGCTTGAGAATAGTGAAGAGGGGATCTCATTGTTTGTTATTAATGAAGGACCGACTATCGACCCAGATATGCAGCAGCAAATTTTTCACTCCATGATTTCGAGCCGCTCGGTCAAAGATAAGTCACCGCACTTAGGGCTTGGCCTGTATATTGTGCGTACCGTGCTGGATCATCATGATGGAGGGGTAAGCGTTCAGAATTTATCGGATGGAAGGGAGGGCGTGGTGTTTACGATTACGCTTCCCGTTGCGGTGGATAACTCATAAATTTGAGTTGATTTGTCCAGGATTGAATCAAATACTCACCGATAAGGGGGCACCTCATATCGGTTAGAGGTTGGACCGAAAGGAATTAAGTACCCGACCAAAAGTAACGGCTGATTCCTCCTATTTATAGGTAGATAGGATAATCAAAATGTTAATCTATTTTTAGTCACCTACTTTCTCCCCCATTGTGTGCAGGCCTCCTTGTGTTCAGAAACTAAAGAAACACAGTTGGGTAAAATGTTTTTTCAAGCATGCCATGAGATAGAAAAATGACGAATCCTGTTGGAATCAACAGAACAAATAACTCAACAAAAAAGGTCGTCATTATGCAGTACCGAGGCCATCATCCAATCCCCCAACTGCAAGAAACAAAAAAAGCCGAGGGGTGTATAACCCTCGGCTTTTTGTGGTTCGAAGAATTTTCCTAGATAAATTCTAGTAGATTCCCAAAGCCTCTACAGTCTCGTCAGTCAATCCACCACCCTGGGCGAGTCCATTCTCAATCTGAAAATTCCTGATCGCTTCATTGGTTTCAGGACTCAGTTTGCCGTCAATCAGGCCATTGTAAAAACCCAGTTGGCTCAATGCGGTCTGTACCTGACGGATTGTTGAGTCAATAAGCTCATCTTTACAAAGAGCAGGCTTCCAAACAACTTTACTGTCGCTAACCTTAACCTTCTTGGTAATGGTTTTGTACTCAGCAGGAACATTAACAACTGTCTCTTCAGCAGGCTTCACGAGTTTTTTAACCTTAACAGTATTGTACTCGGGAGGAACAGGGATTGAACGTGTCTGGGCCGGAGCAACCATGACTTTTTTTCTGATGTTCTGAGTAACAGGAGGTATAGTCACAACCTCTGTTCTGGCCGGAGCAACCATGACCTGCTTACGTACAGTGCCGTACTCTGCAGGAATGGAGACGGTTTCTGTTCTTGCGGGCTCCGCAACAACTCTTTTACGAACAGTTCTGTATTCTGCTGGGATGACAACTTCCTGGCGACATCCGCCATATACTCCAGCGCAATCTTTAGGTACTTTTTTAACAACTGTTTTGTACATAGCTGGAACAGCAACGTAACACAGAGTGTCACAGTCGGTGAGGCCCATTTTTACATCTTCAGGGGAGCAGTGAGTTGCCTTCTTGATCCATTTTGCTGAGGGAGCTTTAACTAAAACCTGCTCTTTGACTTCATCATATCCAGGATTAGTAATGGTGACGGTAATAACCTCAGGCGAGACCATAACCTGCTCATCAACCCATTCGTAGCGTGCAGGGATAGATTTAAGTTCCTCGGAAGCCTCTTTTACAATGACTTGTTCTTCAACCCAGTCATACTGCGCAGGAATTACTTTAATCTCTTCAGAACCCTCTTTAATAACAACTTGTTCTTCCCGCCACTCAAACTGTGCAGGAATTGTTTCGATTTTTTCAGAGGCCTCTTTGGCAAGAACCTGCTCATCAACCCACTCGTACTCAGCAGGAATGTATTCTGTACGCGCCATAGCAGGTGCGATCTCGATTTGCTCCTCAACATCCTCGTAGACAGCCGGGGCAAGACAGCGAGAGTAACATTCGCCAGGTTGAACATTGGTGGGAAAACCCTCGTTGATAAATTGAGAAGGATCAACTTGACCATACTGGGCGAGTGCCGGGGAGGATACTGCGAAAAGCAGGGCGGCGGCCATCATAAAATTTTTTTTCTTCAACATTTTTCTTTTTTCCTTTAGGATATTTTCGCTCGAAGCTATTTGGTCAAAAAAAAGAAAAGGAGATTAACACTCCTTTTCTTCAGGGCTATATTAATAGATGCCTAATGACTCAAGAGTTTCAATGGTCATACCACCACCCTGCGGTAAGCCACGTTCTACCTGATAGGCTCTCAATGCTTCATTTGATTCCGGAGTCAATACGCCATTAATTTCACCGGTGTAAAAACCTTCCCGGCTCAGAGCACTTTGCATCTCTCTGATTTTAGAGTCAACAGCTTCGTCTTCACACAGAGCCGGACGCCATACCACCTTGCTATCGCTGACTTTAACTTTTTTGGTAATGGTCTTGTACTCAGCCGGAACAGTAATAACTTTTTCTTCGGCAGGTCTTACGAGCTTCTTGACTTTAACGTTCTTGTACTCAGCAGGAATCTGAACGACTTCCGTTCGTGCAGGCTCAACCATAACCTTTTTACGTACATTTCTGTACTCAGCAGGGATCTGAACAGTTTCAGTCCGTGCAGGCTCAACCAAAACCTGTTTACGTACGTTTCTGTATTCAGCAGGAATCTGAACAGTCTCTGTTCTTGCAGGCTCAACAACAACTTTTGTTCTAACCGGTTTGTACTCTGCAGGAATAACTACTTCCTCGCGACAACCCGCAACGTTTCCGGCACAGTCAGTAGGAACTTTTTTGATAACAGTTTTGTACATTGCCGGAACAGCTACATAGCACAGAGTATCACAGTCGGTCAGACCCATTTTTATATCTTCAGGAGAGCAGTGGGTCGCTTTTTTAATCCATTTTGCTGAAGGAGCTTTAACCAGGACCTGCTCTTTAACTTCTTTGTAACCAGGATCAGTAATTGTGACGGTAGTGATCTCAGGTGAAACCATGACCTGACCTTCCTGCCATGCATAAACAGCGGGAATAGCCTTAAGTTCTTCAGAAGCCTCTTTGATAACCTCCTGGACATCCTGCCATTCGTACCTCGCAGGAATTGCTTTGATTTCTTCGGAAGCTTCTTTGACTACAACCTGCTCTTCAACCCAATCGTATCTTGCAGGAATAACCTTGATTTCTTCAGATGCTTCTTTAGCAATGACCTGCTCATCAACCCACTCGTACTCAGCAGGAATAATTTCGGTCTTCTCCATAGCCGGTGCTACTTCAATTTGCTCTTCTACATCCTCAAAAACAGCAGGCGCAAGACAGCGTGAGTAACACTCGCCAGGTTGAACATTCATCGGAAGACCATCACCAAGATCCTGCTGTGCATACATTGGAGCAGCCGCAACAGGAGCAGCCGCAACAGGAGCTGATACCTGATTAAGATCTTTGTACGCAACTTCCTGCGCTACCTCTTGTTTTGCCGGAGTTTCCTGGCAGGGCCCCTGAACACAAGGGTCTTGTGTTCCAGAATTATCTGGAACATAAGCAACGTCTGCTACACAACCGGTTAAGGCAAAAAGAGCGACAGCCCCGATGGCCACGCCATTCTTCATCTGTTTCATCGCACCACTCCTCTACTTTTTTGCGTATCCGCTCCTTGCGAGTATGCAAGAAAGTATTCAAGATAACAAGTTATTGTTTAAACCAACACTATAAACTTCAGTAACATCTCAACAGGAGCGCGGCCACGTGTACTGCCGACTGTCATAGCTACTGAAACCTTCTGTATGGTAGAGAGATACCATCCCTCTCTAAAAATAGCAATACAAAAAACTGTACAAAGGATAAAAAAAAGACATTTTCAATTTCATGTGATGATATCTCCTTTGAGTCATAGTTAATATTTAATTTTCCTTCTGGGAGCGAATAATATTCTAAGTGATTTATTCTCTGGGGCAGAAGAAAACAACCTATTTGTAAGATGTAAGATGGAAAAAGAACAGCTTGAAAATGATTATCATTTTCTTTTTACATTCCCGGAGGTACAAAAAATTATACTTGAGGTAAAAAATTAAATTACACGATCGTTTCCGCCGTCAATAGGGAGCTGCGCTGCTGTTGTGCAAACGAAGAGTGGTCCGCATATTTCAGACGCTAGTTCGGCAACTTGGCTGCTTAGCACCTCTGTCTTGAGCACATTGTTTGTTTTATATTCTTGCACGGACAAATTATAATGTTTTGCTCTTGCCTCTAAGGTTTCCTCCGTCCAAATTCCTGTATCAAAAACAGCGTTGGGGTGCAGAGTATTTATGCGGATTCCATCTTTACCCCATTCCAGTGCAGCAACCCGCATAAGCTGGGTCAAGGCTGCTTTGGAGGCGGAATAGGCCCCGGCCCCTGGTCCTGGAGCAGGAACATTTTTTGAACCGATGATGGCGACCCGTCCTTTTCTTGGGGCACATTGTAAGAGCGGATGGCATTCTCGGAGGAGGAGAAGGTTAGCATCCAGATTCACGGACATTACCTTGTGCCATGTTTCTAAAGATAATTCAGCAATTGTAGTACTGGTCGGGAACATTCCCGCATTCAGCACGAGCATATCCAGGCCCCCGAAACGAGCGATAGTCTGGTCCAGGGCTTTCTGTATCTGTTCTTCATTGGTTAGATCGCACTGGATGCCAAGAAAGCGAGGATCTGCTGCGGTTTCAGTGATACGTTCGTCAATATCCAGGCCTACTACAGCTGCACCTCGTTGGAGAAATGAGGTGACGCAGGCTTTTCCTATGCCGGAAGCAGCTCCTGTGATCAGGGCTACCTCTCCGGTAAAAATAGGAGCTGAACCCGCCTTGGCTAGTTTAGCCTGTTCCAGATCCCAGTATTCCATATCAAAAAGATCGTTGGACGGGAGTGCTTGCCACCCGCCGAGTTTTTCGGCGCGTAGGATGCATTGTATGGTGTGTTCATAGATATCATGAACAATGGTAGCATCTTTTGCTGTTTTTCCTATGCAGCAGAGCCCTAGCTCCTGATCGAGAATCACTCTGGGCGCAGGGTCGAGCATGGTTTTGCGTTCTTTCGCATTTGGCTCGTGGGTTGCGAAATATTCCCTGTATTGCTGCGTATAACCCGCTATATCGCGGCCAAGCATGGGAATGGCTTTGGTTCGGATAACATGATCCGGGGTTGCAGGTCCCTGCTGGGAAATGCGCTGTACCTCTGCATGCTCAGCAAAGGCTCGCCCTTGAATACTCTTGGTTACGTGTAAAATCATGGGGCGCCCAGCCTGCTCGGAGACGGCTTGGCGCAGTTGGGCAATCTCAACGCGGCGTATTGATTTTTCCTGTTCTTGTTTTGGTGGCTCCAGCTCCCAGGCCTTTTGACTGTCCAGGTAACGTTCCGCCATATCAACCAGGTTGATCATCCGTTCGTAGGATTCCTGGGCAGAATCAGCGAAGGAAAAGATGCCGTGGTTCATCAGGACCATGCCGATGGTCTGTGGGCCAGCCTGTTCTGCATAAAGCTGCGCGACATCTCTGGCCAGATCAAAGCCCGGCATCACATAGGGAATGATCACCACGAGGTCGCCGTATATTTCTTTGATTCGCTGGAGGCCATCCGCTGTGTTGGTGATAGTCACGACTGCATCAGCGTGGGTGTGATCAACATAACGAAAGGGCAGGACGGCGTGGAGGATGGTTTCCACCGAAGGGGTAGGGGCATTGGCGCGGGTCAGCTGGGTCTTGAGCTCGTTGACCATTTGCGGGTCCGAAAGTGCCGGTAATGCGGCGAGTTTGATCATGGGTTGCAGGCGGACCGGGGCAAACCCCTCTGTCTCAATGGTCTCCAGGTCCCAGCCACTGCCTTTTATGTAGAGGATCTCTTCCTCTTCGCCAATAATATTTTTTTCTTTAATCTTTACCGAGGTGTTGCCACCGCCATGCAAAACTAAGGAAGAATCACGCCCCAAGAGGCGAGAAGAGTACACCCGTAGTGCGAGCTCGTTTTCGCAGGCCCCAGCCTCTTGTTCATTCCATAAACTTTGCATGATAGTTCCTTGTTCAGCTTTTTACGTGTTGCTTTTCGCTCATGGTTGTCTGTGCCATGAAAAATATTCAAACATTGTATCGCATCGTTACGTAGAAATACAGTAAAATCTCCTCAGATTGACTATTCTTCGTGAATATCATATTATACTTCCCTAAAAATAGCCTGCCTGCTCAGGGGGGCAGGAGAAAAGAAGAAGACTCGCAATGCTAAACGATTATGCTATTGCCAGGAGGGAGAAAGTGAAAGTTGACTGGGCATATCTGCGGAAAGGGTGAAAGTCCTGCACACAAGCACAGGTGGTGCTGACAGGGAAAGGAATAGTGCCGGAAGAAGTTGTTGATGCAAGAAAGGAAAAGATTGCAGAAGATGGGGCCTGGGAGCTCCTCAAAGCTGCGCAAGAGCTTGTCGTGGGACGTGGAAAGAAATTCGAGATTTTTCATCCGGCGCAGGATGAAAAAGAAGTCATCCTTAAGGTCTGTTTGGGGCGAACAGGCAATCTTCGCGCGCCTGCTTTGAAGATGGGGGAGAGAATGGTGATTGGTTTTAATGATGCTATGTATGAACAGTTTTTAGGCGAGTTGTGAACTCCTTTACCTGTCGTTTAACAGATCAATTGCAGGTTTTATCCGAACAGGGCGTTCGCCGGAAGATGCTCTCTGTTCAGCAAACAGGCTCGGCTTCCCTTCAGCATCAGGATGTAGGTTTTCTGAATCTGGCTAGCAATGACTATCTCGGTTTGGCTGGTGATAAGGCATTGCTTCGAAGGTTTTATGCCGCCCTTGAGCAGGAACCTTTTTTTGAGCGCTATGCTTTGGGGAGTGGGGCTTCGCGTCTTATGACCGGCAACCATGCGCAGTATGCTCTTTTGGAAGAAGGGCTGGCTAGCTCGTACCAGAAGGATAAGGCACTGATTTTTAATTCCGGCTACCATATTAATATAGGATTGCTGCCCGCACTTGCCCGGAAAGGAGATCTCATCCTTGCGGATAAGCTCTGTCATGCCAGTCTCATCGATGGAATGCGCCTTTCTGGAGCCAAGATGATTCGTTACCCTCATCTCGATTATGTTTCTCTCGAAAAGTTACTGCAAAAATATCGTGCAGGGGGGAGGGCTCAGAAAAAGCAGACTATTTTTATCGTGACCGAATCCATCTTTTCTATGGATGGTGATTGCGCTGATCTTCCTGCCTTGGTTCGCCTGAAGGAAGAGTATGACGCAGTTTTGTATGTGGATGAAGCCCATTCTGTTGGGGTGCGGGGTGAGAAAGGCCTGGGATTGGCCGAAGAACAGAGTGTTGTTGAGCATGTTGATCTCCTGGTAGGGACCTTTGGCAAGGCCTGGGGAGGGCAGGGTGCCTTTGTGGTCTGTGAGGAGACCGTATATAATTACTTGGTCAATACGGCGCGGTCGCTGATTTTTACTACCGCCCTTCCTCCTGTGAATATTCATTGGCTCAATTTTGTGCTCCCTCTTATTTTGGGGATGGCCGAAGAGCGGAAGAACGTGGCAAGGATGGCACAAGATTTGCGCAAGGCCGTGCAGGATGTTGGGCTCAGGACCGGCGGGGAAAGTCATATCATTCCGATTATGATCGGTGATGAGGACAGGGCTGTTCAGATTGCAGAACATTTGCGCCGGAAAGGTTTCTGGGTACAGGCTGTTCGTACCCCGACCGTTCCTCGTGGCACAGCTCGTTTACGTCTTTCCTTGTGCGCTGGTATGGAATCTGAGCAACTTGCTTCCTTGCCCGAACATATATCTCAGGCCCTTGCCGTATGAAACACCGCTGGCTTCATCAACAGGGGA contains:
- a CDS encoding response regulator translates to MTYQIALVEDDSRLQANYAQALQREGYDVVTYSSKPEAMSAFARSLPDLAILDVMLGEEMAGGFDLCQHLRTLSPVIPIIFLTARNSDLDRVSGLRLGAWDYLTKDTTTLDFLPARIAAMFRTVEALRSNTTENKIIQHKDLQIDEDRKEVYWKGKPISLTLTEFWILVCLARRPGHVKNHDQLMEAASVIVTNNAIAAHIRRIRDKFHDVDPDFKAIRSEYGMGYRWQP
- a CDS encoding ATP-binding protein; the protein is MRFSLRLKLALLSLLLLLFPLLGMRLNNTLKNSLITSQQETLTLTAQAVAAALTDRNDLFDREQFHGLNQDKDLYLFQLTNTIQLDGKLDDWRPELAEAEEFGREHLISSEGNYVLQSLNFRHLAGKQDKYLYALFDVQDDHVIYRSKNSLRLDRSDHLQIIIGDDEGQRKYLITAHEQGWVNGFLMPDIPIKFPVSEQRIQGVWTQTESGYILEIRIPLELLGNKLAFTIADVDDAETRDIKALIGTSNLKEDKAPGLLLTTSTPIEEILKSLDRPYARIRIVDRNQRVRAQVGSLRTTEVSRKQEDNLSRRINEFMRPLYRFFINPFLAEFKDQASQPTELDMKGIREGLAGKHSVTSYLMEGGQVEVMAAITPLYEQEQVIGAVVVEQTTNSILSLSNRLIEETISLSVIAFLFGGCVLLFFAFRISARIRHLRNQAGSAITPDGRILNTIHRSSASDEIADLGRTLESMLSQLQQQIEHREQMADNLEHEMRTPLAGIAASVKNLRQEQLDTNSSDRIMEYIQWVERDVQRMEALLTSIREATTLKNALLLDSMEVFDLGRAISVWLEHGWQPVFGEVDILYQEPEHEVLVNGDPVRLRQALDKLVENAVSFHSLGTTIELELENSEEGISLFVINEGPTIDPDMQQQIFHSMISSRSVKDKSPHLGLGLYIVRTVLDHHDGGVSVQNLSDGREGVVFTITLPVAVDNS
- a CDS encoding peptidoglycan-binding domain-containing protein, coding for MLKKKNFMMAAALLFAVSSPALAQYGQVDPSQFINEGFPTNVQPGECYSRCLAPAVYEDVEEQIEIAPAMARTEYIPAEYEWVDEQVLAKEASEKIETIPAQFEWREEQVVIKEGSEEIKVIPAQYDWVEEQVIVKEASEELKSIPARYEWVDEQVMVSPEVITVTITNPGYDEVKEQVLVKAPSAKWIKKATHCSPEDVKMGLTDCDTLCYVAVPAMYKTVVKKVPKDCAGVYGGCRQEVVIPAEYRTVRKRVVAEPARTETVSIPAEYGTVRKQVMVAPARTEVVTIPPVTQNIRKKVMVAPAQTRSIPVPPEYNTVKVKKLVKPAEETVVNVPAEYKTITKKVKVSDSKVVWKPALCKDELIDSTIRQVQTALSQLGFYNGLIDGKLSPETNEAIRNFQIENGLAQGGGLTDETVEALGIY
- a CDS encoding peptidoglycan-binding domain-containing protein — protein: MKQMKNGVAIGAVALFALTGCVADVAYVPDNSGTQDPCVQGPCQETPAKQEVAQEVAYKDLNQVSAPVAAAPVAAAPMYAQQDLGDGLPMNVQPGECYSRCLAPAVFEDVEEQIEVAPAMEKTEIIPAEYEWVDEQVIAKEASEEIKVIPARYDWVEEQVVVKEASEEIKAIPARYEWQDVQEVIKEASEELKAIPAVYAWQEGQVMVSPEITTVTITDPGYKEVKEQVLVKAPSAKWIKKATHCSPEDIKMGLTDCDTLCYVAVPAMYKTVIKKVPTDCAGNVAGCREEVVIPAEYKPVRTKVVVEPARTETVQIPAEYRNVRKQVLVEPARTETVQIPAEYRNVRKKVMVEPARTEVVQIPAEYKNVKVKKLVRPAEEKVITVPAEYKTITKKVKVSDSKVVWRPALCEDEAVDSKIREMQSALSREGFYTGEINGVLTPESNEALRAYQVERGLPQGGGMTIETLESLGIY
- a CDS encoding bifunctional aldolase/short-chain dehydrogenase, translating into MQSLWNEQEAGACENELALRVYSSRLLGRDSSLVLHGGGNTSVKIKEKNIIGEEEEILYIKGSGWDLETIETEGFAPVRLQPMIKLAALPALSDPQMVNELKTQLTRANAPTPSVETILHAVLPFRYVDHTHADAVVTITNTADGLQRIKEIYGDLVVIIPYVMPGFDLARDVAQLYAEQAGPQTIGMVLMNHGIFSFADSAQESYERMINLVDMAERYLDSQKAWELEPPKQEQEKSIRRVEIAQLRQAVSEQAGRPMILHVTKSIQGRAFAEHAEVQRISQQGPATPDHVIRTKAIPMLGRDIAGYTQQYREYFATHEPNAKERKTMLDPAPRVILDQELGLCCIGKTAKDATIVHDIYEHTIQCILRAEKLGGWQALPSNDLFDMEYWDLEQAKLAKAGSAPIFTGEVALITGAASGIGKACVTSFLQRGAAVVGLDIDERITETAADPRFLGIQCDLTNEEQIQKALDQTIARFGGLDMLVLNAGMFPTSTTIAELSLETWHKVMSVNLDANLLLLRECHPLLQCAPRKGRVAIIGSKNVPAPGPGAGAYSASKAALTQLMRVAALEWGKDGIRINTLHPNAVFDTGIWTEETLEARAKHYNLSVQEYKTNNVLKTEVLSSQVAELASEICGPLFVCTTAAQLPIDGGNDRVI
- a CDS encoding 8-amino-7-oxononanoate synthase, which produces MNSFTCRLTDQLQVLSEQGVRRKMLSVQQTGSASLQHQDVGFLNLASNDYLGLAGDKALLRRFYAALEQEPFFERYALGSGASRLMTGNHAQYALLEEGLASSYQKDKALIFNSGYHINIGLLPALARKGDLILADKLCHASLIDGMRLSGAKMIRYPHLDYVSLEKLLQKYRAGGRAQKKQTIFIVTESIFSMDGDCADLPALVRLKEEYDAVLYVDEAHSVGVRGEKGLGLAEEQSVVEHVDLLVGTFGKAWGGQGAFVVCEETVYNYLVNTARSLIFTTALPPVNIHWLNFVLPLILGMAEERKNVARMAQDLRKAVQDVGLRTGGESHIIPIMIGDEDRAVQIAEHLRRKGFWVQAVRTPTVPRGTARLRLSLCAGMESEQLASLPEHISQALAV